In Pongo pygmaeus isolate AG05252 chromosome 13, NHGRI_mPonPyg2-v2.0_pri, whole genome shotgun sequence, one genomic interval encodes:
- the MRPL41 gene encoding large ribosomal subunit protein mL41, translating into MGVLAAAARCLVRGADRMSKWTSKRGPRSFRGRKGRGAKGIGFLTSGWRFVQIKEMVPEFVVPDLTGFKLKPYVSYLAPESEETPLTAAQLFSEAVAPAIEKDFKDGTFDPDNLEKYGFEPTQEGKLFQLYPRNFLR; encoded by the coding sequence ATGGGCGTCCTGGCCGCAGCGGCGCGCTGCCTGGTCCGGGGCGCGGATCGGATGAGCAAGTGGACGAGCAAGCGGGGCCCGCGCAGCTTCAGGGGCCGCAAGGGCCGGGGCGCCAAGGGCATCGGCTTCCTCACCTCGGGCTGGAGGTTCGTGCAGATCAAGGAGATGGTCCCGGAGTTCGTCGTCCCAGATCTGACCGGCTTCAAGCTCAAACCCTACGTGAGCTACCTCGCCCCTGAGAGCGAGGAGACGCCCCTGACGGCCGCGCAGCTCTTCAGCGAAGCCGTGGCGCCTGCCATCGAAAAGGACTTCAAAGACGGTACCTTCGACCCTGACAACCTGGAAAAGTACGGCTTCGAGCCCACACAGGAGGGAAAGCTCTTCCAGCTGTACCCCAGGAACTTCCTGCGCTAg